A window of the Hordeum vulgare subsp. vulgare chromosome 5H, MorexV3_pseudomolecules_assembly, whole genome shotgun sequence genome harbors these coding sequences:
- the LOC123396746 gene encoding COP9 signalosome complex subunit 5-like, with translation MEPTSLSAVARQTWELENNIPAAASDPDAMDAIYRYDEATNARAHQEKPSATDPHHFRRARISALALLKMVVHARAGGTIEIMGLMQGRIWVAAAYLETNNRFGTSYIAC, from the exons ATGGAGCCCACCTCGTTGTCGGCGGTGGCACGGCAGACGTGGGAGCTGGAGAACAACATCCCGGCGGCCGCCTCCGACCCGGACGCCATGGACGCGATCTACCGCTACGACGAGGCGACCAACGCGCGGGCCCACCAGGAGAAGCCCTCGGCCACCGACCCGCACCACTTCCGCCGTGCTAGGATCTCCGCCCTCGCGCTCCTCAAGATGGTCGTCCACGCTCGCGCCGGTGGCACCATCGAGATCATGGGCCTCATGCAGGGCAG AATTTGGGTAGCAGCAGCGTACCTGGAGACGAACAACAGGTTTGGAACATCTTATATTGCTTGTTAA